The following proteins come from a genomic window of Planctomycetota bacterium:
- a CDS encoding LysM peptidoglycan-binding domain-containing protein, with translation MKLATRWMLIVAIAAVPVLTAQAVRAAEEPKRNLNDDVLDILTRTAREEKKEAPKSETSAVKTEDAARPAKPAEAPAEKPAEKPVAPAEAPAPKPAETKPAESKPAPPPALSIGPANETSKPADKPAEKPAADAHPGEHQYTIREGDTFSTIAVALYRDEAKWIAIAQANPLVDPKHLKVGQVIRLPDLATFERQREQQLDAIKEAVAKPDGQTKTVLVQPGDTLSHIAVRVYGKASLWRVIFEANKAELESPDALKVGMKLTIPPKPKE, from the coding sequence ATGAAGCTCGCGACCCGTTGGATGCTGATCGTGGCGATCGCCGCCGTGCCCGTCCTGACCGCTCAAGCCGTCCGTGCCGCGGAGGAACCCAAGCGCAATCTCAACGACGATGTGCTGGACATCCTCACGCGCACCGCACGCGAGGAGAAGAAGGAAGCGCCCAAGAGCGAAACCTCCGCCGTCAAGACCGAGGACGCGGCCAGGCCGGCTAAACCCGCTGAAGCTCCTGCGGAAAAGCCCGCCGAGAAACCGGTCGCGCCCGCCGAAGCGCCCGCACCCAAGCCCGCCGAGACGAAACCCGCCGAATCCAAGCCCGCGCCGCCGCCCGCGCTGTCGATCGGCCCGGCGAACGAGACGAGCAAGCCCGCCGACAAACCGGCCGAGAAACCCGCCGCCGATGCGCATCCCGGCGAGCATCAGTACACCATTCGCGAGGGTGACACGTTCAGCACGATCGCCGTCGCGCTCTACCGTGACGAAGCCAAGTGGATCGCCATCGCGCAGGCCAACCCGCTGGTGGACCCCAAGCATCTGAAGGTCGGTCAGGTGATCCGTCTGCCGGACCTGGCGACCTTTGAGCGTCAGCGGGAGCAGCAGCTTGACGCCATCAAGGAAGCCGTCGCCAAGCCCGACGGTCAGACCAAGACCGTCCTCGTGCAGCCCGGCGACACGCTCAGTCATATTGCGGTGCGCGTCTACGGCAAGGCCTCCCTATGGCGCGTCATCTTCGAAGCCAACAAGGCCGAACTCGAATCGCCCGACGCGCTCAAGGTCGGGATGAAGCTGACGATCCCGCCCAAGCCCAAGGAGTAA
- the secD gene encoding protein translocase subunit SecD — MQSNQFWKVIVIIGALLVCGQSMWPPKDRLNLGIDLRGGTSLLYEVDTADARNPEEVIKQTIAVLQKRVDPSGVRNLIWRVEAGNRIEIQMPLASQTVIDARKAWNDAFDKIDDQNVTRAQVNNALRAAPDAQTEQLKKLEQGVSGRLEKLEAAATAYDQLQDARASYEKVKDDADKRIDEAGKVARAELAFDAAMKAVVETNIDPVHLGQTLELSTLPQLDDKTHEPIPDSSPRDKALAAIYKAHPGRVDQIKQVVAAYDAYQKVKGPLDDPEDLKRLLQGAGVLEFHIAVQQDQATNLQELRQQLAERGPRSAADAQQKWYIIDAPSTWADTPDALKALKADPVGYLARRGLIGAEYGGEYYILLWDVPGRSMTQRDRGWELSRASSGADQRGFPAVDFSLNEIGASLMGQLTGDNLHQQMAIVLDGRVFSAPTIQSQIRGSGQITGGRGGFSQKELEYLIQTLGAGSLKARLSSEPISERNIGPSLGADNLAKGLKSATDAMIIVAGFMFVYYFFAGLVADVALAANIIIILGIMASIKATFTLPGIAGVVLTIGMAVDANVLIYERIREEIRAGRDMAACLRLGYGKALSSIIDGNLTNLIVCVVLGYTATADVKGFAVTLGIGICATLFTALFMTRVIFEIYSRVVGIKKLNMLPLAVPAIERFFTPAVNWIGKRYMFYTFSGSLIILSIIAIGVRGKDIFDIEFRAGTEVEFDLKDGQMMKLDDVRARFNGTVMENDKTVVAIGAVSADHAAHRFAVITTNTDSGKVADIVRDAFKDVIDIQPVIHFAGENAESLAAAPVYPITKSKLAEVVNRPEVVEDAPDELGGVAILLDKISPPESAQALYARIKSMRLQPDFEQMQFRPFRVIGIAPDKDNPKVFTSAIVVTPPSEHASYFEDPGSWEKFAGDEWKVVHEGLVREKSLDKVSNFTPTVATTMVNNAIVALILSLLAIIVYIWFRFGSLRHGLAATAALFHDVIITLGLVAISGFIYDNVLGHVLLLDPFRINMAMIAAVLTIIGYSLNDTIIVFDRIRENRGKLAVATPAIITDSINQTVSRTVITSGTTFLAVFMMYLFGGDGVHGFTFAMTVGVIVGTYSSIAIASPLLLIGTKYARASAESSAPSPRTEPPMA; from the coding sequence ATGCAAAGCAATCAGTTCTGGAAAGTGATCGTCATCATCGGCGCCCTGCTCGTGTGCGGCCAGTCGATGTGGCCGCCCAAGGATCGCCTCAACCTCGGCATCGACCTGCGCGGCGGAACCAGTCTGCTCTACGAAGTGGACACCGCCGACGCCCGCAATCCCGAAGAGGTCATCAAGCAGACGATCGCCGTGCTTCAGAAGCGCGTCGACCCGTCCGGCGTGCGGAACCTCATCTGGCGCGTCGAGGCGGGTAACCGCATCGAAATCCAGATGCCTTTGGCCTCGCAGACCGTCATCGACGCCCGCAAGGCATGGAACGACGCCTTCGACAAGATCGACGATCAGAACGTCACCCGCGCTCAGGTGAATAATGCCCTGCGCGCCGCCCCCGATGCGCAGACTGAACAGCTCAAAAAGCTCGAACAGGGCGTGTCCGGTCGGCTCGAAAAGCTCGAAGCCGCCGCGACTGCTTATGACCAGCTTCAGGACGCCCGCGCGTCCTACGAGAAGGTCAAGGACGATGCGGACAAGCGGATCGACGAAGCGGGCAAAGTCGCCCGGGCCGAGCTGGCGTTCGACGCGGCGATGAAGGCGGTCGTCGAGACGAACATCGACCCGGTGCATCTGGGTCAGACGCTCGAGCTTTCGACGCTGCCGCAGCTTGACGACAAGACGCACGAGCCGATCCCTGATTCGAGCCCGCGCGACAAGGCGCTGGCGGCGATCTACAAGGCGCATCCGGGCCGGGTGGATCAGATCAAACAGGTTGTGGCGGCCTATGACGCGTACCAGAAGGTCAAAGGACCGCTCGACGACCCCGAGGACCTCAAACGTCTGCTCCAGGGCGCCGGCGTCCTCGAGTTCCACATCGCCGTGCAGCAGGATCAGGCGACGAACCTTCAGGAGCTTCGCCAGCAGCTCGCCGAGCGCGGTCCGCGCAGCGCCGCCGATGCGCAGCAGAAGTGGTACATCATCGACGCCCCGAGCACCTGGGCCGACACCCCCGACGCCCTCAAAGCCCTCAAGGCCGACCCCGTCGGCTACCTCGCGCGCCGCGGGCTCATCGGCGCTGAGTATGGCGGCGAGTACTACATCCTGCTCTGGGATGTGCCCGGCCGATCGATGACGCAGCGTGATCGCGGCTGGGAGTTGAGCCGCGCTTCGAGCGGCGCCGACCAGCGCGGCTTCCCCGCCGTCGATTTCTCGCTCAATGAAATCGGCGCCAGTCTCATGGGCCAGCTTACCGGCGACAATCTCCATCAGCAGATGGCCATCGTCCTCGACGGCCGCGTGTTCTCCGCTCCGACGATTCAAAGCCAGATCCGCGGCAGCGGGCAGATCACCGGGGGTCGAGGCGGATTCAGCCAGAAAGAGCTCGAATACCTGATCCAGACCCTCGGCGCCGGCTCGCTTAAGGCACGCCTCAGTTCCGAGCCGATCTCCGAGCGCAACATCGGTCCGTCCCTCGGTGCTGACAATCTCGCCAAGGGCCTCAAGTCCGCCACCGACGCGATGATCATCGTCGCCGGCTTCATGTTCGTCTACTATTTCTTCGCCGGGCTCGTCGCTGACGTGGCGCTGGCGGCGAACATTATCATCATTCTCGGCATCATGGCGTCCATCAAAGCGACGTTCACGCTGCCCGGCATCGCCGGCGTCGTGCTGACCATCGGTATGGCCGTCGACGCCAACGTGCTGATTTACGAGCGCATCCGCGAGGAAATCCGCGCCGGACGCGACATGGCGGCCTGCCTGCGTCTCGGTTACGGCAAGGCCTTGAGCTCCATCATCGACGGCAACCTCACGAACCTGATCGTCTGCGTCGTGCTCGGCTACACCGCCACCGCCGACGTCAAGGGCTTCGCCGTCACCCTCGGCATCGGCATCTGCGCGACGCTCTTCACCGCCCTGTTCATGACCCGCGTCATCTTCGAAATCTACAGCCGCGTCGTCGGCATCAAGAAGCTCAACATGCTTCCGCTCGCCGTCCCCGCCATCGAGCGATTCTTCACTCCCGCCGTCAACTGGATCGGCAAGCGCTACATGTTCTACACCTTCAGCGGCTCGCTGATCATCCTGAGCATCATCGCCATCGGCGTCCGTGGCAAGGACATCTTCGACATCGAATTCCGCGCCGGCACCGAGGTCGAATTCGACCTCAAGGACGGGCAGATGATGAAACTCGATGACGTCCGTGCCCGATTCAACGGCACGGTCATGGAGAACGACAAGACCGTCGTCGCCATCGGGGCCGTCAGCGCCGACCACGCCGCCCACCGCTTCGCCGTCATCACCACCAACACCGACTCCGGCAAGGTCGCCGACATCGTCCGCGACGCGTTCAAGGATGTCATCGACATTCAGCCGGTGATCCATTTCGCCGGCGAGAACGCCGAGAGTCTCGCCGCCGCGCCGGTGTATCCGATCACCAAGTCCAAGCTCGCCGAGGTCGTTAATCGCCCCGAGGTCGTCGAAGATGCGCCCGATGAACTGGGCGGCGTGGCGATTCTGCTCGACAAGATCTCCCCGCCCGAATCCGCGCAGGCGCTGTACGCCCGCATCAAGTCGATGCGCCTCCAGCCGGACTTCGAGCAAATGCAGTTCCGACCCTTCCGCGTCATCGGCATCGCGCCCGACAAGGACAACCCCAAGGTCTTCACCAGCGCGATCGTCGTGACCCCGCCCAGCGAGCATGCCAGCTACTTCGAAGACCCCGGCTCGTGGGAGAAGTTCGCCGGCGACGAGTGGAAGGTCGTCCACGAAGGCCTCGTCCGCGAAAAGAGTCTCGACAAGGTCTCCAACTTCACGCCGACCGTCGCCACCACGATGGTCAACAATGCGATCGTCGCCCTGATCCTCTCGCTTCTGGCGATCATCGTCTACATCTGGTTCCGCTTCGGTTCGCTGCGCCACGGCCTGGCCGCCACCGCCGCGCTCTTCCATGACGTGATCATCACGCTCGGCCTCGTCGCCATCAGCGGATTCATCTATGACAACGTCCTCGGGCACGTCCTGCTGCTCGACCCTTTCCGCATCAACATGGCGATGATCGCCGCCGTCCTGACGATCATCGGCTACTCGCTCAACGATACGATCATCGTCTTTGACCGTATCCGTGAAAACCGCGGCAAGCTCGCCGTGGCGACCCCGGCGATCATCACCGACTCGATCAACCAGACCGTCAGCCGAACCGTCATCACCTCGGGCACGACCTTCCTGGCCGTGTTCATGATGTACCTCTTCGGCGGCGACGGCGTGCACGGGTTCACCTTCGCCATGACCGTCGGCGTGATCGTCGGCACGTACAGCTCGATCGCCATCGCCTCGCCCCTGCTGCTCATCGGCACCAAGTACGCCCGCGCCTCCGCCGAGTCGTCAGCCCCGTCGCCGCGGACCGAACCGCCGATGGCGTGA
- the yajC gene encoding preprotein translocase subunit YajC, whose amino-acid sequence MFDHLTLTLAQSDAPPPPPAAPAGDAANTTTQSQTGAAGAKPLPDKQSSDSGSLFGMMTPIIILLAVFWLLILMPQKRDKKKRAAMLASIKKGDRIQTIGGILGNVVEVREHEVIIKVDESNNTRLHFARGAVQAVLPDGKPEEPQ is encoded by the coding sequence ATGTTCGATCATCTGACGCTGACGCTGGCCCAGAGCGACGCGCCGCCGCCCCCACCCGCCGCACCGGCCGGTGATGCCGCCAACACGACGACGCAGTCGCAGACCGGCGCCGCCGGGGCCAAGCCGCTGCCCGACAAGCAGTCGAGCGATTCCGGTTCGCTGTTCGGCATGATGACCCCGATCATCATCCTGCTGGCCGTCTTCTGGCTTTTGATTCTCATGCCCCAGAAGCGCGACAAGAAAAAGCGCGCCGCCATGCTCGCGAGCATCAAGAAGGGCGACCGCATTCAGACGATCGGCGGGATCCTCGGCAACGTCGTCGAGGTCCGCGAGCACGAAGTGATCATCAAGGTCGATGAATCCAACAACACGCGCCTGCACTTCGCCCGCGGCGCGGTTCAGGCCGTCCTGCCCGACGGCAAGCCCGAGGAACCTCAATAA
- the tgt gene encoding tRNA guanosine(34) transglycosylase Tgt: MSAIRFDIDASSKECHARVGRVTTPHGSFDTPAFMPVGTKASVKGLLPELVEETGAQIILNNTYHLMLRPGTALIDQLGGVHQFMQWRRPILTDSGGFQVFSLGDIRKIDNDGVTFRNDVDGAETRLTPAASIEAQNQIGADIIMAFDDCPPAVVEDPDNAPAPSGEDRSMLRHAVKPADYDARNRLAVDRTIRWLEQCVKAHRRADQGLFGIVQGGVDLELRSHCARELRGFDLPGYAIGGVAVGEGHAAMKAVVEHTAPLLPSDKPRYLMGVGYERDIYMAVRAGVDMFDCVLPTRNGRNANAFTPTGPIRLRNAQFRDDPGPIDALCDCTACRRFSRAYLRHLFLAGEMLGPILVSLHNLRHFQRLMLDIRTAIRNDDWPFLRSRWPVLTAE; the protein is encoded by the coding sequence ATGTCCGCCATTCGATTCGACATTGACGCCAGCTCAAAAGAATGCCATGCCCGCGTCGGCCGCGTGACGACGCCGCATGGGAGCTTCGACACGCCGGCGTTCATGCCCGTGGGCACCAAGGCGTCCGTCAAAGGTCTGCTGCCTGAACTCGTCGAGGAAACCGGCGCCCAGATCATCCTCAACAACACCTACCACCTGATGCTCCGCCCCGGCACCGCCCTGATCGACCAGCTCGGCGGGGTGCACCAGTTCATGCAGTGGCGCCGCCCCATCCTCACCGACTCCGGTGGGTTTCAGGTCTTCAGCTTGGGCGACATCCGCAAGATCGACAACGACGGCGTGACCTTCCGCAACGATGTCGACGGAGCGGAGACGCGCCTGACCCCCGCTGCGTCGATCGAGGCGCAGAACCAGATCGGGGCGGACATCATCATGGCCTTCGACGACTGCCCTCCGGCGGTGGTCGAGGACCCGGACAACGCGCCCGCCCCCAGCGGGGAGGACCGGTCGATGCTGCGTCATGCCGTCAAACCGGCGGATTATGACGCCCGCAATCGACTGGCGGTGGATCGGACGATCCGCTGGCTCGAACAATGCGTCAAGGCCCACCGCCGGGCGGATCAGGGCCTGTTCGGCATTGTGCAGGGGGGCGTCGATCTGGAATTACGATCGCACTGCGCAAGGGAGCTTCGGGGGTTTGACCTGCCGGGGTATGCGATCGGCGGGGTGGCGGTGGGGGAGGGTCACGCCGCGATGAAGGCGGTGGTGGAGCACACAGCCCCGCTGCTGCCGTCCGATAAACCGCGGTATCTGATGGGCGTGGGTTATGAACGGGACATTTACATGGCGGTGCGGGCGGGCGTGGACATGTTCGACTGCGTCCTGCCCACGCGTAACGGGCGCAACGCCAACGCTTTCACGCCGACCGGCCCGATCCGCTTGCGGAACGCTCAATTTCGGGATGATCCGGGCCCGATTGACGCTTTGTGCGACTGCACGGCCTGCCGGCGCTTCAGCCGGGCGTATTTGAGGCATCTTTTTTTAGCCGGGGAAATGCTCGGCCCGATCCTCGTGAGTCTGCACAATCTGCGACATTTCCAACGGCTGATGCTGGACATACGCACCGCAATACGTAATGATGACTGGCCTTTTCTCCGGTCACGGTGGCCGGTTCTGACTGCGGAATAA
- a CDS encoding rhomboid family intramembrane serine protease, giving the protein MGFSDRPYSYDDQQPTLRGQLAGTSVTVWLIVINVLVYILTAIFTQSARASALSPLEWGGFNIDDGVYRMQLWRWFTYQFIHAGLFHILFNMMVLFYFGPWIERMLGPRKYLAFYLLCGCCGAVVYTLLSMVPGLLGEFEGGMLVGASGSIFGLIVACAVRMPHQEIMLWGAIRMTMRTLALILLGVAVLSVVVGSMNAGGDAAHLGGALLGFVLIRNDHWLNLFDRLSTRHISPAQLRDRYKRGRFQDKLKKQAASEQEIDRILAKVSQQGLQSLTRREQKFLRQTSEEKRGQD; this is encoded by the coding sequence ATGGGATTTTCCGACCGACCTTATTCGTATGACGATCAGCAGCCGACGCTGCGCGGCCAGTTGGCGGGGACGAGCGTGACGGTCTGGCTGATCGTCATCAACGTGCTCGTGTACATCCTGACTGCGATCTTCACGCAAAGCGCCCGCGCTTCGGCGCTGTCGCCGCTCGAATGGGGCGGGTTCAACATTGATGACGGCGTGTACCGGATGCAGCTTTGGCGCTGGTTCACGTACCAGTTCATTCACGCGGGTCTGTTTCACATTCTGTTCAACATGATGGTGCTGTTTTATTTCGGGCCATGGATCGAGCGCATGCTCGGCCCGCGGAAATACCTGGCGTTTTACCTGCTCTGCGGATGCTGCGGGGCGGTGGTGTACACGCTGTTGTCGATGGTGCCGGGCCTGCTGGGCGAATTCGAGGGGGGGATGCTGGTGGGCGCATCGGGGAGCATCTTCGGCCTGATCGTGGCGTGTGCCGTGCGTATGCCGCATCAGGAAATCATGCTCTGGGGCGCGATCCGCATGACGATGCGGACGCTGGCGCTGATCCTTCTGGGCGTGGCGGTGTTGAGCGTGGTGGTCGGCTCGATGAACGCCGGGGGCGACGCGGCGCATCTCGGCGGGGCGCTGCTCGGGTTCGTCCTGATCCGCAACGATCACTGGCTCAACCTCTTCGACCGCCTGTCGACGCGCCACATTTCCCCCGCCCAATTGCGCGACCGCTACAAGCGTGGCCGTTTTCAGGACAAGCTCAAGAAACAGGCGGCGTCCGAACAGGAGATCGACCGCATCCTCGCCAAGGTGTCACAGCAGGGACTGCAGAGTCTGACCCGCCGCGAGCAGAAGTTCCTCCGGCAAACCTCCGAAGAAAAGCGCGGACAGGATTAG
- a CDS encoding rhomboid family intramembrane serine protease translates to MGIYERDYYRRDLLPPATIGPRLPMWSINTWLIVINVAVFVLDGLLMGTVGYYNYHGMRMGPIEYWGFFSAQTAIEHWQLWRFISFQFLHATFEHILFNMIGLYFFGSMIEQYLGSRRYVAFYLLCGAAGGLSYVALWEAHLIISASWMPLIGASAGVYGVLIASARLAPDEMIFIFPIPVPIKLRTLAWFLLALAVVVIIRHRPGENAGGQAAHLGGALVGFLLIRNIGLLNFLTGLTLPTFRFRRRDVDEVNRPSDRAFDYEIDRILAKIARQGMDSLSEQEKNLLRQDTQRRRR, encoded by the coding sequence ATGGGCATTTATGAGCGTGATTATTATCGACGGGATCTGCTGCCGCCGGCGACGATCGGGCCGCGGCTGCCGATGTGGTCGATCAACACCTGGCTGATCGTCATCAACGTGGCGGTGTTCGTGCTCGACGGGCTGCTGATGGGCACGGTGGGGTACTACAACTATCATGGCATGCGCATGGGCCCCATCGAATACTGGGGCTTTTTCTCGGCTCAAACGGCGATCGAGCACTGGCAGCTCTGGCGATTCATTTCGTTTCAGTTCCTGCACGCCACGTTCGAGCACATCCTCTTCAACATGATCGGCCTGTACTTTTTCGGATCGATGATCGAGCAGTACCTGGGCTCGCGGCGTTACGTGGCGTTTTACCTGTTGTGCGGCGCGGCGGGCGGGCTTTCTTATGTCGCGCTGTGGGAAGCGCACCTGATCATCTCGGCGAGCTGGATGCCGCTCATCGGCGCGTCGGCGGGGGTGTACGGCGTGCTGATCGCCTCGGCGCGGCTCGCGCCTGACGAGATGATCTTCATCTTTCCGATTCCGGTTCCGATCAAGCTGCGCACGCTGGCGTGGTTCCTTTTGGCGCTGGCGGTGGTCGTGATCATCCGTCACCGACCCGGCGAAAACGCGGGCGGACAGGCGGCGCACCTCGGCGGGGCGCTGGTGGGCTTTTTGCTGATTCGCAACATCGGCCTGCTCAATTTCCTGACCGGCCTCACGCTGCCGACCTTTCGGTTCAGGCGGCGCGACGTCGACGAAGTGAACCGCCCGAGCGATCGCGCGTTCGATTACGAGATCGACCGGATTCTCGCCAAGATCGCCCGCCAGGGCATGGACAGCTTGAGCGAACAGGAGAAGAACCTGCTCCGTCAGGACACGCAGCGCAGGCGACGCTAG
- a CDS encoding NUDIX domain-containing protein — protein MRESRRIFEGVKVKLDLVKITTPDGRQVEREVVVHGGAVAILGILDDGRIVMIHNHRHTLDQTLWELPAGTLEAGEDPAVCAGREMIEETGYEAAKIEPLCEFYTSPGILTERMYCFVATGLKHVGQALEETEQITVEPVAPAIVLEMIKRGEIVDGKSVAALLYWWTFVRDH, from the coding sequence ATGCGTGAAAGTCGGCGGATTTTTGAAGGTGTCAAGGTCAAGCTCGATCTCGTGAAGATTACCACGCCCGACGGGCGACAGGTCGAGCGGGAAGTCGTCGTGCACGGCGGGGCGGTGGCGATTCTGGGGATTCTCGATGACGGGCGGATCGTGATGATTCACAACCATCGTCACACGCTCGATCAGACCTTGTGGGAGCTTCCCGCCGGGACGCTCGAAGCGGGCGAGGACCCGGCGGTCTGCGCCGGGCGCGAGATGATCGAGGAGACGGGTTACGAGGCGGCGAAGATCGAGCCGCTGTGCGAGTTCTACACCTCGCCGGGCATTTTGACGGAGCGGATGTACTGCTTCGTCGCCACGGGGCTCAAGCATGTGGGGCAGGCGCTGGAGGAAACGGAGCAGATCACGGTCGAACCCGTCGCGCCCGCAATCGTCCTGGAGATGATCAAACGCGGCGAGATCGTCGACGGCAAATCGGTGGCGGCGCTGTTGTACTGGTGGACGTTTGTGCGCGATCATTGA
- a CDS encoding aminotransferase class I/II-fold pyridoxal phosphate-dependent enzyme codes for MSVPMLDLAAENRAIAAEARAAIDAIIDTNQFILGKTVEGFEGRLARYCQSPHAVGVSSGTDALLIALMAAGIGPGDEVIVPTFTFFATGGTVARTGATPVFVDIDPATFNMNVTAAEAALTDKTRAIIPVHLFGQCADMTATLALAKKHELIVIEDAAQAIGARDHDRPAGSMGDYGCLSFYPTKNLGAFGDAGAVLTPRVELLTLLRQIRMHGQTDEYRHQYVGGNFRIDALQAAVLTIKLAHLDAYAEGRRAAAERYEDLLGDLPITLPVTAEGQYHVFNQYTIRSTDRAALCDHLKANGIGHKVYYPLPLHLQPCFESLGYRKGMLPVAEAACDEVVSLPMFPTLSEEQQEEVAAVMRAFYE; via the coding sequence ATGTCCGTTCCCATGCTTGATCTGGCCGCGGAGAATCGTGCGATCGCCGCCGAGGCGCGCGCCGCCATCGACGCCATCATTGACACCAACCAGTTCATCCTCGGCAAAACGGTCGAGGGCTTTGAGGGCCGGCTCGCCAGGTACTGTCAGTCGCCGCATGCGGTGGGCGTGTCGAGCGGGACGGATGCGTTGCTGATCGCACTGATGGCGGCGGGGATCGGGCCGGGCGATGAAGTGATCGTGCCCACGTTCACGTTTTTCGCCACCGGCGGGACGGTCGCCCGCACCGGCGCGACGCCCGTCTTCGTCGACATCGACCCCGCGACGTTCAACATGAACGTCACCGCCGCCGAGGCCGCCCTCACGGATAAAACCCGCGCGATCATTCCGGTGCATCTGTTCGGCCAGTGCGCGGACATGACGGCGACGCTCGCGCTGGCGAAGAAGCATGAACTGATCGTCATTGAAGACGCCGCGCAGGCCATCGGGGCACGCGATCACGACCGCCCCGCCGGCTCGATGGGCGACTACGGGTGTCTGAGCTTTTATCCGACGAAGAACCTCGGTGCGTTCGGCGACGCCGGCGCGGTGCTGACGCCGCGCGTGGAGCTGCTCACGCTGCTGCGGCAGATCCGCATGCACGGGCAGACCGATGAGTACCGCCATCAGTACGTCGGCGGCAACTTCCGCATCGACGCCCTTCAGGCGGCCGTGCTCACGATCAAGCTGGCGCATCTCGATGCGTACGCCGAGGGGCGTCGCGCGGCGGCGGAGCGATATGAAGACCTGCTTGGCGATCTGCCGATCACGCTGCCCGTCACCGCCGAGGGGCAGTATCACGTGTTCAACCAATACACGATCCGCTCCACCGACCGCGCCGCCCTGTGCGATCATCTCAAGGCCAACGGCATCGGGCACAAGGTCTACTACCCGCTGCCGCTGCATCTTCAGCCGTGCTTCGAATCGCTGGGCTATCGCAAGGGCATGCTGCCGGTCGCCGAGGCGGCGTGCGACGAAGTAGTCAGTCTGCCGATGTTCCCCACGCTCAGCGAAGAGCAGCAGGAAGAGGTTGCGGCTGTGATGCGGGCGTTTTACGAGTAA
- a CDS encoding ATP-binding cassette domain-containing protein codes for MSDANGPIRDEAVIRLRDVYKSFGRLRVLQGVNLDFIKGQTTVVIGPSGCGKSVMLKHIVGLLRPDRGEVYYEGHRVDQMNEHDLVEIRTDFGYLFQLGALFDSMTVEQNVCFPLEEHANMTLKERRERCAQVLGMVGMEHTQRKVPAELSGGQRKRIALARAVALHPKVILYDEPTTGLDPIRSDVINELIIKLQKELHATSIVVTHDMTSAYKIADRIVMLYDGHIIVDGSPDEVRATDDPIVRAFIEGRSDLHQIDGLESASESRPAGKT; via the coding sequence ATGAGTGATGCGAACGGGCCAATCCGCGACGAAGCCGTCATCCGCCTGCGCGATGTCTACAAGTCGTTCGGTCGCCTGCGCGTCCTCCAGGGCGTCAACCTCGATTTCATCAAGGGTCAGACCACCGTCGTCATCGGCCCCAGCGGATGCGGCAAATCCGTCATGCTCAAGCACATCGTCGGCCTCCTCCGCCCCGACCGCGGCGAGGTCTACTACGAAGGCCACCGCGTCGACCAGATGAACGAACATGACCTCGTCGAAATCCGCACGGACTTCGGCTACCTCTTCCAGCTTGGCGCACTCTTTGACTCGATGACCGTCGAGCAGAATGTGTGCTTCCCGCTGGAGGAGCATGCGAACATGACGCTCAAGGAACGCCGCGAGCGGTGTGCACAGGTCTTGGGCATGGTCGGCATGGAGCACACGCAGCGCAAAGTCCCCGCGGAACTTTCCGGCGGACAGCGCAAGCGGATCGCGCTGGCCCGGGCGGTCGCGCTGCATCCGAAGGTGATTCTCTACGACGAGCCGACGACGGGCCTGGACCCGATCCGCTCCGACGTCATCAACGAATTGATCATCAAGCTCCAGAAGGAGCTTCACGCCACGAGCATCGTCGTCACGCACGATATGACCAGCGCGTATAAAATTGCCGACCGGATCGTCATGCTCTACGATGGCCATATCATCGTCGACGGCTCCCCTGACGAGGTCCGCGCCACCGACGACCCCATTGTCCGCGCCTTCATCGAGGGCCGCAGCGATCTGCATCAGATCGACGGCCTGGAAAGCGCGTCCGAATCACGACCGGCGGGCAAAACATGA